In Penaeus monodon isolate SGIC_2016 chromosome 15, NSTDA_Pmon_1, whole genome shotgun sequence, a genomic segment contains:
- the LOC119582180 gene encoding uncharacterized protein LOC119582180 isoform X2 — translation MLRQLILLTAVCGVLGGDFAKKYGFSKAMTSCLGEDLYYGWRNHVFEAEKACEAEETFLPKHGDHDSEEERGEYVNQPVLVFLSPQERPQGFNFPFLQRQKREVVYDAPVVEKMVAKVKAKIGNITCVLKKLNYLEEDFDVNYDFLREELRTSVLFEALDGGVKADLIAALDYCEEFTQYLPLDKSPMPKKLQKMLAFLKCERKTRLGVCMKHDFMKHLDKFDVSGIQKEGEGEGEVAEKLVHLMWGLDADDELRLY, via the exons ATGCTTCGACAGCTGATCTTGCTCACCGCCGTCTGCGGCGTCCTCGGCGGCGACTTCGCCAAGAAGTATGGATTCTCCAAG GCGATGACGAGTTGCTTGGGCGAGGACTTGTACTACGGCTGGAGGAACCACGTGTTCGAGGCAGAGAAGGCGTGCGAGGCGGAAGAGACATTCCTTCCCAAGCATGGCGACCACGACTCTGAGGAGGAG AGAGGTGAATACGTCAACCAGCCAGTCCTCGTTTTCCTCAGCCCTCAGGAGCGGCCTCAGGGCTTCAATTTCCCTTTCCTGCAGCGACAG AAGCGTGAAGTCGTGTACGACGCGCCTGTTGTGGAGAAGATGGTGGCGAAGGTGAAGGCAAAGATCGGCAACATCACTTGCGTTTTGAAGAAACTGAACTAT CTGGAAGAGGACTTTGACGTGAACTACGACTTCTTGAGGGAGGAACTGCGAACGTCCGTCTTGTTCGAAGCTCTGGACGGCGGCGTGAAGGCGGATCTCATCGCGGCGCTCGATTACTGCGAGGAATTTACG CAATACCTTCCCCTTGACAAGTCCCCGATGCCCAAGAAGCTGCAGAAGATGCTTGCCTTCCTGAAGTGTGAAAGGAAAACCCGACTGGGCGTGTGCATGAAGCACGACTTCATGAAGCACCTGGACAAGTTCGACGTGTCTGGCATCCAgaaggagggcgagggcgagggcgaggtggCAGAGAAGCTCGTCCACCTCATGTGGGGCCTCGACGCCGACGACGAACTCCGGCTCTACTGA
- the LOC119582179 gene encoding uncharacterized protein LOC119582179 isoform X2, which translates to MLRLVVLLTAVCAVLGGGFEMKYGYSKVMTKCFGEDLYYGWYTLVLKAAKECYGEETVLPMHGASDMKDESGENYGDQPVFVILNAEGQGQKFPLRLAFAQRQKREALYDAPVLKKMVSKLKAKIGNFTCVMKKMNYVDEDLNIEYDYMKKEIRDLGLEDELTADLVEGVDICKDFTQCLPTGKSPMPMKLQKMLAFLKCDKKTRFSICMKHDFMKKLDFFDTSAILKEGEGDDEAAEKLIHIMWGLEANDDFQLY; encoded by the exons ATGCTTCGTCTCGTAGTCCTGCTGACCGCTGTCTGCGCCGTCCTTGGGGGCGGCTTCGAAATGAAGTATGGATACTCGAAG gtgaTGACAAAATGCTTTGGCGAAGACCTTTATTATGGATGGTATACGCTGGTGTTGAAGGCAGCGAAGGAATGCTACGGGGAGGAGACGGTTCTTCCCATGCATGGTGCTTCTGATATGAAGGATGAG AGCGGAGAGAATTATGGCGACCAGCCCGTGTTCGTCATCCTGAACGCTGAAGGCCAAGGGCAGAAGTTCCCCCTGCGGCTTGCCTTTGCACAGCGACAG aAACGTGAAGCCCTGTACGACGCTCCTGTTCTGAAGAAAATGGTGTCGAAGTTGAAGGCAAAGATTGGTAACTTCACGTGCGTTATGAAGAAAATGAACTAT GTGGATGAGGATCTCAACATCGAGTATGACTACATGAAGAAAGAAATACGAGACCTTGGCCTCGAGGATGAACTCACGGCTGATTTGGTGGAGGGAGTAGATATCTGCAAAGACTTCACG CAATGCCTTCCTACCGGCAAGTCTCCAATGCCCATGAAGTTGCAGAAAATGCTCGCCTTCCTGAAGTGCGACAAGAAGACCCGTTTCAGCATCTGCATGAAGCATGACTTCATGAAAAAGCTCGACTTTTTCGACACGTCCGCCATCCTGAAGGAGGGCGAAGGCGACGACGAGGCGGCAGAAAAGCTCATCCACATCATGTGGGGCCTCGAGGCCAATGATGACTTCCAGCTCTACTGA
- the LOC119582179 gene encoding uncharacterized protein LOC119582179 isoform X1: protein MSLMMLRLVVLLTAVCAVLGGGFEMKYGYSKVMTKCFGEDLYYGWYTLVLKAAKECYGEETVLPMHGASDMKDESGENYGDQPVFVILNAEGQGQKFPLRLAFAQRQKREALYDAPVLKKMVSKLKAKIGNFTCVMKKMNYVDEDLNIEYDYMKKEIRDLGLEDELTADLVEGVDICKDFTQCLPTGKSPMPMKLQKMLAFLKCDKKTRFSICMKHDFMKKLDFFDTSAILKEGEGDDEAAEKLIHIMWGLEANDDFQLY, encoded by the exons ATGAGTTTAAT GATGCTTCGTCTCGTAGTCCTGCTGACCGCTGTCTGCGCCGTCCTTGGGGGCGGCTTCGAAATGAAGTATGGATACTCGAAG gtgaTGACAAAATGCTTTGGCGAAGACCTTTATTATGGATGGTATACGCTGGTGTTGAAGGCAGCGAAGGAATGCTACGGGGAGGAGACGGTTCTTCCCATGCATGGTGCTTCTGATATGAAGGATGAG AGCGGAGAGAATTATGGCGACCAGCCCGTGTTCGTCATCCTGAACGCTGAAGGCCAAGGGCAGAAGTTCCCCCTGCGGCTTGCCTTTGCACAGCGACAG aAACGTGAAGCCCTGTACGACGCTCCTGTTCTGAAGAAAATGGTGTCGAAGTTGAAGGCAAAGATTGGTAACTTCACGTGCGTTATGAAGAAAATGAACTAT GTGGATGAGGATCTCAACATCGAGTATGACTACATGAAGAAAGAAATACGAGACCTTGGCCTCGAGGATGAACTCACGGCTGATTTGGTGGAGGGAGTAGATATCTGCAAAGACTTCACG CAATGCCTTCCTACCGGCAAGTCTCCAATGCCCATGAAGTTGCAGAAAATGCTCGCCTTCCTGAAGTGCGACAAGAAGACCCGTTTCAGCATCTGCATGAAGCATGACTTCATGAAAAAGCTCGACTTTTTCGACACGTCCGCCATCCTGAAGGAGGGCGAAGGCGACGACGAGGCGGCAGAAAAGCTCATCCACATCATGTGGGGCCTCGAGGCCAATGATGACTTCCAGCTCTACTGA
- the LOC119582181 gene encoding uncharacterized protein LOC119582181, with protein sequence MLRQLILLTAVCGVLGGDFAKKYGFSKAMTSCLGEDLYYGWRNHVFEAEKACEAEETFLPKHGDHDSEEEKRGEYVNQPVLVFLSPQERPQGFNFPFLQRQKREVVYDAPVVEKMVAKVKAKIGNITCVLKKLNYLEEDFDVNYDFLREELRTSVLFEALDGGVKADLIAALDYCEEFTQYLPLDKSPMPKKLQKMLAFLKCERKTRLGVCMKHDFMKHLDKFDVSAIQKKGEGEGEVAEKLVHLMWGLDADDELRLY encoded by the exons ATGCTTCGACAGCTGATCTTGCTGACCGCTGTCTGCGGCGTCCTCGGCGGCGACTTCGCCAAGAAGTATGGATTCTCCAAG GCGATGACGAGTTGCTTGGGCGAGGACTTGTACTACGGCTGGAGGAACCACGTGTTCGAGGCAGAGAAGGCGTGCGAGGCGGAAGAGACATTCCTTCCCAAGCATGGCGACCACGACTCTGAGGAGGAG AAGAGAGGTGAATACGTAAACCAGCCAGTCCTCGTTTTCCTCAGCCCTCAGGAGCGGCCTCAGGGCTTCAATTTCCCTTTCCTGCAGCGACAG AAGCGTGAAGTCGTGTACGACGCGCCTGTTGTGGAGAAGATGGTGGCGAAGGTGAAGGCAAAGATCGGCAACATCACTTGCGTTTTGAAGAAACTGAACTAT CTGGAAGAGGACTTTGACGTGAACTACGACTTCTTGAGGGAGGAACTGCGAACGTCCGTCTTGTTCGAAGCTCTGGACGGCGGCGTGAAGGCGGATCTCATCGCGGCGCTCGATTACTGCGAGGAATTTACG CAATACCTTCCCCTTGACAAGTCCCCGATGCCCAAGAAGCTGCAGAAGATGCTTGCCTTCCTGAAGTGTGAAAGGAAGACCCGACTGGGCGTGTGCATGAAGCACGACTTCATGAAGCACCTGGACAAGTTCGACGTGTCTGCCATCCAGAagaagggcgagggcgagggcgaggtggCAGAGAAGCTCGTCCACCTCATGTGGGGCCTCGACGCCGACGACGAACTCCGGCTCTACTGA
- the LOC119582180 gene encoding uncharacterized protein LOC119582180 isoform X1 yields MLRQLILLTAVCGVLGGDFAKKYGFSKAMTSCLGEDLYYGWRNHVFEAEKACEAEETFLPKHGDHDSEEEKRGEYVNQPVLVFLSPQERPQGFNFPFLQRQKREVVYDAPVVEKMVAKVKAKIGNITCVLKKLNYLEEDFDVNYDFLREELRTSVLFEALDGGVKADLIAALDYCEEFTQYLPLDKSPMPKKLQKMLAFLKCERKTRLGVCMKHDFMKHLDKFDVSGIQKEGEGEGEVAEKLVHLMWGLDADDELRLY; encoded by the exons ATGCTTCGACAGCTGATCTTGCTCACCGCCGTCTGCGGCGTCCTCGGCGGCGACTTCGCCAAGAAGTATGGATTCTCCAAG GCGATGACGAGTTGCTTGGGCGAGGACTTGTACTACGGCTGGAGGAACCACGTGTTCGAGGCAGAGAAGGCGTGCGAGGCGGAAGAGACATTCCTTCCCAAGCATGGCGACCACGACTCTGAGGAGGAG AAGAGAGGTGAATACGTCAACCAGCCAGTCCTCGTTTTCCTCAGCCCTCAGGAGCGGCCTCAGGGCTTCAATTTCCCTTTCCTGCAGCGACAG AAGCGTGAAGTCGTGTACGACGCGCCTGTTGTGGAGAAGATGGTGGCGAAGGTGAAGGCAAAGATCGGCAACATCACTTGCGTTTTGAAGAAACTGAACTAT CTGGAAGAGGACTTTGACGTGAACTACGACTTCTTGAGGGAGGAACTGCGAACGTCCGTCTTGTTCGAAGCTCTGGACGGCGGCGTGAAGGCGGATCTCATCGCGGCGCTCGATTACTGCGAGGAATTTACG CAATACCTTCCCCTTGACAAGTCCCCGATGCCCAAGAAGCTGCAGAAGATGCTTGCCTTCCTGAAGTGTGAAAGGAAAACCCGACTGGGCGTGTGCATGAAGCACGACTTCATGAAGCACCTGGACAAGTTCGACGTGTCTGGCATCCAgaaggagggcgagggcgagggcgaggtggCAGAGAAGCTCGTCCACCTCATGTGGGGCCTCGACGCCGACGACGAACTCCGGCTCTACTGA